TGAATATATAGATTTCAGAGAAGCAGACCTTGTTAAGCTGGATATAATGGTGGCAACAGAAGTGGTGGATGCGCTTTCTATTATTGTCCACAGGGATAAAGCTTATTACAAGGGGAAAGAGCTTGCACTTCGCTTGAAAGAAATCATACCGCGGCAAATGTTTGAAGTAGCAATCCAGGCGGCAATTGGCAGTAAGATAATAGCAAGAGAGTCCATTCCCGCGCTAAGGAAAAATGTAATTGCAAAGTGCTATGGCGGGGATATTACCAGAAAAAGAAAGCTGCTGGAAAAACAAAAAGAGGGTAAAAAGCGTATGAAGCAGATAGGCCGCGTGGAAATCCCCCAGGAAGCGTTTTTGGCAGTACTAAAGATACAGTGAAGAGAAGCAGGGGAAGCAAGGAAAGAAAAAGAAGCAAGAACAGTGAAAAAAGTGAGCAAAGTGGTATTAGTTGTTAATATAATAATAACACAGCTGAAAAAGACCTTGTAAACTTTAAAAACCTTAAGAACTTTATAAACTGAATTTTTCGGAGAAAAATTATGAAGATTGCAATACTTGGTATGGCGCAGTCCGGGAAAAAGACTCTTTTTACTTTAATCGCCCGCAAAAAATTATCGGAGAATGAACTTGCTTCGGGGGCTGCGGTTGAGGGTATTACCGAAATAATTGACCCAAGATTTGAAAGGCTTGTGGAAATGTATAATCCTGAGAGCGAGGCCAGAGCCAGGATAAATGTAACACTTCTGCCAAAAATAGATAAAGGGTTCTCGTCAAAATCTGATTTTATTAATGAGCTTGATACTTATGATGCTTTCTTGGTAGTGATCAGAGCTTTCAAAAATGATTCTGTTTATCATCCTTCAGGATCTGTGGATGCAGAAAGGGACCTGGAAGAAATTGAGATGGAACTTACATTTAATGATCTCTCTTTTGTTGATAAACGTATTCAGCGTTTAAGTAATGAAAGAGGAGCCAAAACACCTCAAACCGAGAAGGAAAAAGAAATTCTGCCAAAATTAAAAGAGCATCTGGAGAAAGAACTTCCTCTTCGGACTCTCTCTCTCTTACCGGAAGAGTTAAAGCTGATTTCCAGCTATCCTCTGGTTACCTTTAAAGAGCTGATAATTGCATTTAATATCTCTGAGGACGAATTAAATAATACTGAATTGATTAAGAAATGCGAAACAAAATATAAAGACAGAAAGATCAATTTTATGGTGGTTTCGGCTAAGCTGGAAGCGGAGATTGCTGCGATAGAAAACAAGGAAGAACGCGAGGAGTTCTTAAAGTCTATGGGGATTACAGAGCCGGTAATAGATGTGATCCGTCGCGCCTGTCTTGTTGCTATGGATCTGATCTCCTTCTTCGGGGTAGGAACGGACGAAGTAAAACAGTGGCTTGTTAAAAGAGCTTCTCTGGCTCCAAAAGCTGCGGGAGCTATACATTCTGACCTGGAAAAGGGCTTTATCCGGGCGGAAGTAATGAAATATGCGGAGCTTATCGCGGCTGGAAGCGAGAGTAAATTAAAAGAAACAGGAAAATATTATCTTAAAGGGAAAGACTATGTTGTGGAAGACGGCGACATCCTCAGCATATTGCATAGCGGCTGATGAAAACCGGCAATTCTGCAGGATTATATATCCATATACCTTTCTGCCGTTCAAAATGCAATTATTGTGATTTTAATTCATATCCTATTTCCGGTTTTCATGAGAAGGTTCCCTCCTATACTGATGCTTTGCTAAAGGAAATTCAAATTAAAGTCAAAGATATTTGCATTAAAACTGTCTTTGTAGGCGGCGGGACTCCTACGGTTCTGTCCGATGTTGAACTGGAAAAAGTCTTGAACGGAATATCTGAGTTCGCTCATGTTGAAAAATCTGCGGAATTTACAGTTGAAGCAAATCCGGGAACGCTTACAGTCTCAAATCTTAAAATGATGCGGAAGACCGGGGTTAATCGTCTGTCTATCGGTATGCAATCGACAGATGATAAGACACTCAAGCTCTTTGGGCGGTGTCACAGTTATGAGGAATTTCTGGAAAGCTATAAAAAATCAAAGGATGCCGGTTTTACAAATATTAATATAGATCTTATTTTTGGCGTACCGAATCAGGCACTTTCGGATGTTAAAAGGGATCTTGAACGGGTCGTGAGTCTTCAGCCTGAACATATTTCCATATATAACCTGATTTTAGAAGAAGGGACAATCCTTAATGATGAGGTAAAAAAAGGTGTTCTTAAACACCTGCCTGAAGAATTGGAATCTGATATGTATTATTTTATAAAGGATTATCTTGAAAAAGCCGATTATAATCATTATGAAATATCTAATTTTGCAAAGCCGGGGAAAGAATGTGAGCATAATAAAATATACTGGAAAAATGAGGATTATATAGGTGTTGGTGCCGGTGCTTCCGGAAAAATTGGCCTGAAGAGGAGTGAAAACCCGGATGATGTTAATAAATATATAGTATTGATAAAGTATATTAAAAATGATATACTACATAATCAAAAAATAAGTAGAGAGACGGAAATATCGGAAACAGTGTTTCTCGGTCTCAGGATGCTGGAAGGATTAAACCTTACCAGGTTCAAAAATAGGTTTGGTAAGGATTTTTTTATTTTATTTAAAAAAGAGTATGGCAAGCTTTTAGATCTGAACCTTCTTGAAGAGGAAAATGGCTCAGTCAAGTTAACCCGGACGGCTCTATTCCTTTCAAATGAGGTTTTTGTGGAGTTTGTCTGACAGGAGGAACGTAAAGTGAAGAGTTTTCAGATTAAGCCCGCGGATGTTGTGCGGAAATGGTACGTCATTGATGGTGCAAATAAAATTTTGGGAAGAATAGCTTCAAGAGCAGCTATGGCAATAATGGGAAAGAATAAACCCATCTATACGCCGAATGTTGACTGCGGAGATTTTGTAATAGTCCTAAATGTTGACAAAATAAAACTTTCAGGGAAAAAACTGGAACAAAAGCTTGATTTTACTCATTCCGGCTATCCTACCGGTGATAAATATACCCCTTATGGTATACTTATGAAGAAGAATCCCGAAAGAGCAATGATGCTTGCTGTTAAAGGCATGCTGCCAAAAAACAAATTAAGAGACAGAATGATAAAAAGATTAAAAGCTTACCAGGGTGACAAGCATCCGCATGCCGGAGAAAAGCTTGGTACCATAAAAGTTTAAGGAGGAGATTACCTTGCAGGAAACTACGAAGAAAAAGAAAAAAATAGTAGTCGGCAGACGTAAAACGGCTACTGCAAAAGTGAAATTAATTGATGGCGATGGTAAAATAACCGTTAATAAGAGGAAGTTTGAAGAGTATTTCCCGAGACCGGTTCATCAGATTTTCGTGAAGAAACCACTTGAGCTTCTTGGTTTGACCGCGAAGATGGATGTGATAGCTCTTTTAAAGGGCGGAGGAATTACCGGACAGGCAGAAGCTTTAAAACTTGGTATTGCAAGAGCTTTAATACAGCATAATCCTGATTACAGATCCTTACTTGCTCAGAATGGTTTGCTTACAAGAGATCCCAGAATGGTAGAAAGAAAGAAATACGGCAGAGCAGGAGCAAGAAAGAGATTCCAGTTCAGTAAACGTTAATTTAACTTTAATTCGAGTGATAAACCCGCTCTGTCAGAAACGGCAGGGCGGGTTTTTGTTTTAAAAACAGGCGCTGGGCCCTGGGTACTGGGAAAGAAAGAATAAAGGCAGACTCTAGGCGCTGGGTTCTGGGAATTGAAGGAGGCTCAGATGCTTGGATGCGCAGAGGATTGGCAGAGTGAAAAGCTGAAGGGGAATATAAAAGACGGAAGACAGGGGATTGATACGACTAAGAGGATTTCAATTTGAAAAAAACATTTTTCATTCATACTTTTGGATGCCAGATGAACCAGTATGATTCCGAACTGGTAGATGGGATATTAAGCAAAGAAGGGATGGTTCGCGTAGATTCCTATGAAAAGGCGGATATCTGCCTGGTGAATTCCTGCTCGGTAAGAGAACTCGCGGCGCAAAAGGCCAGAAGCGAGCTTGGGATGTTCGCGGCATACAAAAGAAAAAGCAAAAAACCTGTTTACTACGGAATTATAGGATGTTTAGCGGAGCAGGAAGGGAAACACTTTCTTGTTAAATTTCCTGATATTGATTTCATTATAGGTCCTGCTTATGAGCGTCAGATAGGTGCCTATGCGAAAAAGGTTCTTGCCGGAGGCGGCACTGCGGTTGTAACAGGACCGGGGAAAGAAGACTGGACAGCAGATGAACTTATAAAAAGAGAAAGCAAGAAAAATGCCTGGGTAACCGTAAGCAAAGGGTGTAATTCATTCTGCTCCTATTGCGTCGTGCCATATGTAAGGGGAAGAGAAACCAGCAGGCCTTTTGGAAGTATTATTTCCGAAGTTGAAAAACTGGTCGGGGAAGGTTATAAAGAGATAAATTTACTCGGTCAGAATGTGAATACTTACGGTAAGGATTTTTCCGCAATAGAAAAAAAGGATTTTTCGGAGCTTCTTAAAGCTGTTGATGATATCAAGGGAGAGTTCTGGGTACGTTTTTGGACCTCCCATCCTAAAGATATTCCTCTAAAGCTTATAGAAACCGTTGCTTCTTCAAAAAAGATCTGTCCTCATTTTCATCTTCCCATACAAAGCGGGTCCGATCGTATCTTAAAACTAATGAACAGGAATTATACAGCGGAATCATATCTTAGGATTATCGGAGAAATAAAAAAAAGAATAAAGAATGTCTCAGTTACCAGCGATATTATAGTCGGTTTTCCGGGTGAAACGGAAGCGGACTTTAGAAGGACATTGGAGCTTTATAAAAAAGCAGCCTTTGATGTTGCCTATACATATACTTACTCGGCGCGTAAAGGAACGAAAGCATTTGATATTAAAGAGACCGTGTCTGAAACAATGAAGAACGAACGGCTTCGGGAGTTGATGAATATACAGAGAGA
This portion of the Candidatus Firestonebacteria bacterium RIFOXYD2_FULL_39_29 genome encodes:
- a CDS encoding 50S ribosomal protein L13, yielding MKSFQIKPADVVRKWYVIDGANKILGRIASRAAMAIMGKNKPIYTPNVDCGDFVIVLNVDKIKLSGKKLEQKLDFTHSGYPTGDKYTPYGILMKKNPERAMMLAVKGMLPKNKLRDRMIKRLKAYQGDKHPHAGEKLGTIKV
- a CDS encoding tRNA (N6-isopentenyl adenosine(37)-C2)-methylthiotransferase MiaB, with translation MKKTFFIHTFGCQMNQYDSELVDGILSKEGMVRVDSYEKADICLVNSCSVRELAAQKARSELGMFAAYKRKSKKPVYYGIIGCLAEQEGKHFLVKFPDIDFIIGPAYERQIGAYAKKVLAGGGTAVVTGPGKEDWTADELIKRESKKNAWVTVSKGCNSFCSYCVVPYVRGRETSRPFGSIISEVEKLVGEGYKEINLLGQNVNTYGKDFSAIEKKDFSELLKAVDDIKGEFWVRFWTSHPKDIPLKLIETVASSKKICPHFHLPIQSGSDRILKLMNRNYTAESYLRIIGEIKKRIKNVSVTSDIIVGFPGETEADFRRTLELYKKAAFDVAYTYTYSARKGTKAFDIKETVSETMKNERLRELMNIQREISQEVNDKYIGQVLPVLLDGTVVEDNLLNGRTNNNKPIFVEGNACKGGFVRVKITETKPFSLKGVLAQDVRKGL
- a CDS encoding 30S ribosomal protein S9 produces the protein MQETTKKKKKIVVGRRKTATAKVKLIDGDGKITVNKRKFEEYFPRPVHQIFVKKPLELLGLTAKMDVIALLKGGGITGQAEALKLGIARALIQHNPDYRSLLAQNGLLTRDPRMVERKKYGRAGARKRFQFSKR